One Tursiops truncatus isolate mTurTru1 chromosome 3, mTurTru1.mat.Y, whole genome shotgun sequence DNA segment encodes these proteins:
- the SEMA6B gene encoding semaphorin-6B translates to MRTPRAPPPRPALLLLLLLLGGSHGLFPEEPPPLSVAPRDYLNHYPVFVGSGPGHLTPAEGTDDLNIQRVLRVNRTLFIGDRDNLYRVELEPPTSMELRYQRKLTWRSNPSDINVCRMKGKQEGECRNFVKVLLLRDESTLFVCGSNAFNPVCANYSMDTLQPLGDNISGMARCPYDPKHANVALFSEGMLFTATVTDFLAIDAVIYRSLGDRPTLRTVKHDSKWFKEPYFVHVVEWGSHIYFFFREIAMEFNYLEKVVVSRVARVCKNDVGGSPRVLEKQWTSFLKARLNCSVPGDSHFYFNVLRAVTGVVSLGGRPVVLAVFSTPSNSIPGSAVCAFDMTQVAAVFEGRFREQKSPESIWTPVPEDQVPRPRPGCCAAPGMQYNASSAFPDEILNFVKTHPLMDEAVPSLGHAPWIVRTLMRYQLTRVAVDVGAGPWGNQTVVFLGSEAGTVLKFLVWPNASASGTTGPSVFLEEFETYRPDRCGRSGGGETGQRLLSLELDAASGGLLAAFPRCVVRVPVARCQQYSGCMKNCIGSQDPYCGWAPDGSCIFLSPGTRANFEQDVSGASTSGLGDCTGLLGASLSEERAGLVSVNLLVTSSVAAFVVGAVVSGFSVGWYVGLRERRELARRKDKEAILAHGGGEAVLSVSRLGERRAGGPGGRAGGGGGPGVPPEALLAPLMQNGWAKATLLQGGSHDLDSGLLPTPEQTPLPQKRLPTPHPHALGPRAWEHGHTLLTASLSSSLLLLAPARAPEPPPAPGEPAPDARLFVARPGRASHGDFPLTPHASPDRRRVVSAPTGPSDPSSAADGLPRPWSPPPTGSLRRPGAHAPPAAALRRTHTINSGEARPRGRHSRPGTDLAHLLSYGGPDRTAPPVP, encoded by the exons ATGCGGACCCCGCgagcgccccctccccgcccggccctactgctcctgctgctgctactggGAGGCTCCCACGGCCTCTTCCCCGAGGAGCCGCCGCCACTCAGCGTGGCCCCCAGGGACT ACCTGAACCACTATCCCGTGTTCGTGGGCAGCGGGCCAGGACACCTGACCCCCGCAGAGGGCACCGACGATCTCAACATCCAGCGGGTTCTGCGGGTCAACAGGACACTCTTCATCGGGGACAG GGACAACCTGTACCGGGTGGAGCTGGAGCCCCCCACGTCCATGGAGCTGCGGTACCAGCGG AAGCTGACCTGGCGCTCCAACCCCAGCGACATCAACGTGTGTCGGATGAAGGGCAAGCAGGAG GGCGAGTGTCGAAATTTTGTAAAGGTGCTTCTACTTCGGGACGAATCCACCCTCTTCGTGTGTGGTTCCAATGCCTTCAACCCCGTGTGTGCCAACTACAGC ATGGACACACTGCAGCCCCTCGGGGACAACATCAGTGGCATGGCCCGCTGCCCATACGACCCCAAACACGCCAATGTTGCCCTCTTCTCTG AAGGGATGCTCTTCACAGCCACCGTTACCGACTTCCTAGCCATCGACGCCGTCATCTACCGCAGCCTCGGGGACCGGCCCACTCTGCGCACCGTGAAACATGACTCCAAGTGGTTCAAAG AGCCCTACTTTGTCCACGTGGTGGAGTGGGGCAGCCACATCTACTTTTTCTTCCGGGAGATCGCAATGGAGTTTAACTACCTGGAAAAG GTGGTGGTGTCCCGTGTGGCCCGGGTGTGCAAGAATGACGTGGGCGGCTCCCCTCGCGTGCTGGAGAAGCAGTGGACGTCGTTCCTGAAGGCACGGCTCAACTGCTCGGTGCCAGGGGACTCCCACTTCTACTTCAACGTGCTGCGGGCCGTCACGGGCGTGGTCAGCCTGGGGGGCCGGCCCGTGGTCCTTGCTGTTTTCTCCACGCCCAGCAACAG CATCCCCGGCTCGGCCGTCTGCGCCTTTGACATGACACAGGTGGCTGCCGTGTTTGAGGGCCGCTTCCGTGAACAGAAGTCCCCTGAGTCCATCTGGACACCCGTGCCGGAGGACCAGGTGCCACGGCCCCG GCCCGGGTGCTGTGCAGCTCCCGGCATGCAGTACAATGCCTCCAGCGCCTTCCCGGACGAGATCCTCAACTTCGTCAAGACACACCCCCTGATGGACGAGGCAGTGCCCTCACTGGGCCACGCACCCTGGATTGTTCGGACTCTGATGCG GTACCAGCTGACGCGAGTGGCCGTGGACGTGGGCGCCGGCCCCTGGGGCAACCAGACTGTCGTCTTCCTGGGTTCTGAGGCGGGCACTGTCCTCAAGTTCCTTGTCTGGCCCAACGCCAGTGCCTCGGGCACCACCGGGCCCAGTGTCTTCCTGGAGGAGTTTGAGACTTACCGGCCGGACAG GTGTGGACGCTCTGGGGGTGGCGAGACAGGGCAGCGGCTGCTGAGCCTGGAGCTGGATGCGGCCTCGGGTGGCCTGCTGGCGGCCTTCCCCCGCTGTGTGGTCCGAGTGCCCGTGGCGCGCTGCCAGCAATACTCAGGATGCATGAA GAACTGTATTGGCAGTCAGGACCCCTACTGCGGCTGGGCCCCGGATGGCTCCTGCATCTTCCTCAGCCCCGGCACCAG AGCCAACTTTGAGCAAGACGTGTCCGGGGCCAGCACCTCAGGCTTAGGGGACTGCACAG GACTCCTAGGGGCCAGCCTCTCGGAGGAGCGCGCCGGGTTGGTGTCGGTGAACCTGCTGGTGACGTCGTCGGTGGCGGCCTTCGTGGTGGGCGCCGTGGTGTCCGGCTTCAGCGTGGGCTGGTACGTGGGGCTCCGCGAGCGGCGCGAGCTGGCCCGCCGCAAGGACAAGGAGGCCATCCTGGCGCACGGGGGCGGCGAGGCCGTGCTGAGCGTGAGCCGCCTGGGCGAGCGCCGGGCGGGCGGCCccgggggccgggccgggggcggcggcgggcCCGGGGTTCCCCCCGAGGCCCTGCTGGCGCCCCTGATGCAGAACGGGTGGGCAAAGGCCACACTGCTGCAGGGCGGCTCCCACGACCTGGACTCGGGGCTGCTGCCCACGCCCGAGCAGACGCCGCTGCCCCAGAAGCGCCTGCCCACCCCGCACCCGCACGCCCTGGGCCCCCGCGCCTGGGAGCACGGCCATACGCTGCTCACggcctccctctcatcctccctcctgctgctggCCCCTGCCCGCGCCCCCGAGCCGCCCCCCGCGCCCGGCGAGCCGGCCCCCGACGCCCGCCTCTTCGTCGCGCGGCCCGGCCGCGCCTCCCATGGCGACTTCCCGCTCACCCCCCACGCCAGCCCGGACCGCCGGCGGGTGGTGTCGGCGCCCACGGGCCCCTCGGACCCGAGCTCCGCCGCCGACGGCCTCCCTCGGCCCTGGAGCCCACCGCCCACCGGCAGCCTCCGGAGGCCGGGCGCGCAcgccccgcccgccgccgcgCTGCGCCGCACGCACACGATCAACAGCGGCGAGGCCCGGCCCCGCGGCCGCCACTCCCGGCCCGGCACGGACTTGGCCCACCTCCTCTCGTACGGGGGCCCGGACAGGACTGCGCCCCCCGTGCCCTAG
- the LRG1 gene encoding leucine-rich alpha-2-glycoprotein produces MWVETSQWLVPLSPAQAGIRPPCQTKGTWMEKREAAMSSWSLEQKQSPVGWDSHLSRILFLLLLFVASAQGVTPNPGACLVSHSGNGSSISCQPPARLPNYFPADTVYLAVEFFNLTQLPANTLQGIPNLQELHLSSNQLEDLSAKFLLPVPQLKVLDLTRNALTRLPPGLFQVSAALHTLVLKENQLKVLEASWLHSLKALRHLDLSGNQLQTLPPGLLANFTDLLILDLGNNQLQTLPPDLLSGPLRLERLHLEGNRLQELGKGLLVHQPKLRYLFLNNNRLTTVAAGAFRGLQKLDMLDLSNNLLTTVPKGLWTSLGKAARNMKDGFDLSGNPWICDRKLDDLFEWLVANEGKMFFRNDTRCAGPKTLKGQMLLVVARSP; encoded by the exons ATGTGGGTGGAGACTTCCCAATGGCTGGTgcccctgtccccagcccaggCAGGTATAAGGCCACCTTGCCAGACCAAGGGAACCTGGATGGAAAAGAGAGAGGCCGCCATGTCCTCTTGGAGCCTAGAGCAAAAACAGAG CCCAGTAGGCTGGGACTCCCATCTTTCTAGAATCCTCTTCCTGCTGCTGTTATTTGTGGCCTCAGCCCAGGGGGTCACCCCAAATCCAGGCGCCTGCCTGGTGTCCCACTCGGGTAACGGCAGCTCCATCTCCTGCCAACCACCTGCCAGACTCCCCAACTACTTCCCAGCTGACACCGTCTACCTGGCCGTGGAGTTCTTCAACCTGACTCAGCTGCCTGCCAACACCCTCCAGGGCATCCCTAACCTCCAGGAACTGCACCTTTCCAGCAACCAGCTGGAGGACCTCTCCGCCAAGTTCCTGCTGCCTGTGCCTCAGCTAAAGGTGCTTGATCTGACCCGCAACGCCCTGACCCGGCTGcctcctggcctcttccaggTCTCAGCTGCCCTCCACACCCTGGTGCTGAAGGAAAACCAGCTGAAAGTTCTGGAGGCCTCGTGGCTGCACAGCCTGAAAGCCCTGCGGCATCTGGACCTATCCGGGAACCAGCTCCAGACGCTGCCCCCTGGGCTGCTGGCCAATTTCACCGACCTGCTCATCCTTGATCTTGGCAATAACCAGCTGCAGACTTTGCCCCCTGACCTTCTGAGCGGCCCCTTGAGGTTGGAACGGCTGCACCTCGAGGGCAATAGGTTGCAGGAGCTCGGAAAGGGCCTTCTGGTGCACCAGCCAAAACTGCGCTACCTCTTCCTGAACAACAACAGGCTGACCACGGTGGCAGCCGGCGCCTTCCGAGGTCTGCAGAAGCTGGACATGCTGGACCTCTCCAACAACTTGCTGACCACCGTGCCCAAGGGGCTCTGGACGTCCTTGGGGAAGGCTGCCAGAAACATGAAGGATGGCTTTGACCTCTCGGGTAATCCCTGGATCTGCGACCGGAAACTGGACGACCTCTTTGAGTGGCTGGTGGCCAACGAAGGCAAGATGTTCTTCCGCAATGACACACGCTGTGCTGGCCCTAAAACCTTGAAGGGCCAAATGCTCCTAGTGGTGGCCAGGTCCCCTTga